The window CATCTCCCCTGAGCTCAGTTTCTCTGCCGTGGCTGAAATAAGATCGAGCACCTCAAAGTCCCTGATTCGAATAAGGTTGGACAGGACCTTGCTGAGAATGAAGTCCCCCATGATGACGGATGTTTTGTCTTTCCAGATACGATTAACGGTGGGAAAATCTCGTCGAATCTTAGCCCCGTCGACAACATCGTCGTGCATCAGTGACGCAACATGAAGGAGTTCAACGATGGCGGCTGCTTTGTAGCTGTTGAGGGTGGGACCTCCACATATGCGGGCTGAGAAAATGGTAAGAATAGGTCGTATTCCCTTCCCTTTGAGACGGAGAAGATAATGCCCGATAGCGTTGATGAGCCTCACTTCGGACTTCAGAGCATCTTCAAATTCCTTCTGAAAGATTTTCAGGTCTTCAAGGATGGGCTCCACGATAGACGTGAGTTCTGTCGATTTCTTCATGGATGTTAATTTACCCTCAATCCATCCTCAAGGTCAGCTAAAATTTTCTGCTGAAGAGTCCGGAGACACCGATACTCAGTTCATAGAGAACGACGAGAGGAAAGGTCATGAGTCCAAGACTCAGAGGGTCTGGAGGAGTTATTAACGCTGAAAGGACCATAATGAAAATGTACGCGTGCCGCCGATAATGCCTCATGAACGCTGGAGTCACGAGGCCGATAGAAGAAAGTATCATCACAAGAACGGGCAACTCGAAAATAAAACCCGAGGCCACGAGGATCCAGAGAATGTAGCTGAAATAGTAGTTGATTGAAAAATCATTGCGGATGTCCACATGACCCATGGACATAAAGAAATTCAGGGAAAAGGGGATGATCACAAGATAGGCAAACAGTACGCCTGCGATAAACGAAATGAAAGAAAACGTGATAATGGGAATCGCATACTTCCGTTCATTCTTCAGAAGTCCCGGTGCGGCAAATTTCCACGTTTGATATGTGATGACGGGTAGTCCCAGGACAATGCCTCCCACGAGAGCGATTCCCCATTTCAGCATGAACATCCCATGGACACGAAGTACCTGAAGCTCAGGAGGGGGGTTCAGTGACGTGGCGGGTCTCAACAAAATCCAGAAGATGGGATCTATGAAAATGAATACGATAACGGCCCCCACGACGATTCCACCAAGCGATTTGATAAGTCTCCAGCGCAATTCCTCAAGGTGATCGAGGAATGGCATTTCGCCTGCACCTTTGCGATTCTCGTCTTTCATGCCAATGAAGCCATAAGATCCCGGGCAGCTTCGTAGGGGGAGACGTTATTCTTCCTGAACTGTTCGATTCTCCGGTTGAGATCGTTCTCCCTCACTTCCCCCAAGAACCGCCTGGTCAGCTCTTCACGAACTTCGTTTCGTACCCGGGCCGAATACTGCTTACGACGCCTGGAGCTGAATGTCCCCAGTTTCTTCAGTTTTTCGACAAGACCTACGATCTCTCCGTAGACGTCTTCCACCCCTTCACCCGTGGTCGCCACGGAAAGAAGGGTTTTGGGTATGAATTGTCTCTCCTGGAACGATTCTCCAACATACTCCTCAAGCGTCCGGGCAACAATTCGAGCCCCCTTCCTGTCGGCCTTGTTGACAACAAATATGTCGCCAACTTCGATGGGACCCGCTTTCATGAACTGAATTTCATCGCCCGATTCCGGGACGAACATGACGATGGTAACATCCACACTCTCAATGACTTCCAGCTCAACCTGCCCGATCCCAACGGTTTCGAAAAGGATATAGTCTTTGCCGGTACAGGCCAGAATTTCACCCACGTGACGGGACATTCTTGCTAGCCCACCTGTCCGACCTCGCGTTCCCATGCTTCTTATGTACACCTTTTTGTCAAGTGCGTGTCGATCCATTCTCAGGCGGTCACCCAGCAGAGCACCTCCTGAAAACGGGCTGGTGGGATCCACTGTGACAACCCCCACCGATTTCGAGTCCTTACGCATCAGACGGATGATTCCATCGATGAGAGTACTCTTTCCTGCACCAGGGGGTCCGGTGAACCCTACCCTGATGGCTTCCTGTGCGTATGGGAAGATCAGGCTGAGAATGTCATCCAGGTCTCCCGTCTCATTCTCCAGACGAGATATCAATCTGGAGACCGTCCGGAGATCGTTCTTCCTGAGGTCGTTCAGGATGTCTGAATTCATTGTGGAGCCAGGCTGCTTACTGGGATTGAATGGGGAACAAGACCCCGGAAAGACGAGGTTAGCCGAAAGCTCGTTTGAACTCGGTGTAATCCAGGATCGAAAGAGTGCGACCGCGTCGCTCAATCATCTCCTTCTCCTCGAGCTTTCTCATCATCCTCGAGACCGTCTCTCTGGAGGTGCCGGCCATACTGGCGATATCCTGCTGGTTCGGGAGATTCCGGATATGCACGACACCATGTCGAATCATCCCCAGCTCTTCAGCAAGACGAAGGAGGGTAATACCAACGCGGTGCTGTGCATCGGTTAAGGAAAGGCTTTCAATCTGCTGATCACTCTTTCTGATCCTCCCGGCCAATTCAGTAAGAAGAGAGATGGCCATCTTGGGAAATTTCTCGAGGATTTCAAGGAAGTCACGGCGTCTCAACATCAACACTGTGGAATCTTCAAGGGCGATGCAATTCGCCGACCTTGTTTCTCCGTCCAAGAGCGACATTTCCCCGAAAAAATCACCTTCACCCAACATGGCCAGGATAACTTCCCTCCCGTCCTCGCTCACCCGCGTAATTTTTACGCCTCCGCTACCGATGATGAAGAACGCATCGCCAAACTCTTCCTCCATGAGAATGATATTGTTCTTATTATAAGAACGCTTGGTCATGCG is drawn from Candidatus Neomarinimicrobiota bacterium and contains these coding sequences:
- the tatC gene encoding twin-arginine translocase subunit TatC, with translation MKDENRKGAGEMPFLDHLEELRWRLIKSLGGIVVGAVIVFIFIDPIFWILLRPATSLNPPPELQVLRVHGMFMLKWGIALVGGIVLGLPVITYQTWKFAAPGLLKNERKYAIPIITFSFISFIAGVLFAYLVIIPFSLNFFMSMGHVDIRNDFSINYYFSYILWILVASGFIFELPVLVMILSSIGLVTPAFMRHYRRHAYIFIMVLSALITPPDPLSLGLMTFPLVVLYELSIGVSGLFSRKF
- the meaB gene encoding methylmalonyl Co-A mutase-associated GTPase MeaB — its product is MNSDILNDLRKNDLRTVSRLISRLENETGDLDDILSLIFPYAQEAIRVGFTGPPGAGKSTLIDGIIRLMRKDSKSVGVVTVDPTSPFSGGALLGDRLRMDRHALDKKVYIRSMGTRGRTGGLARMSRHVGEILACTGKDYILFETVGIGQVELEVIESVDVTIVMFVPESGDEIQFMKAGPIEVGDIFVVNKADRKGARIVARTLEEYVGESFQERQFIPKTLLSVATTGEGVEDVYGEIVGLVEKLKKLGTFSSRRRKQYSARVRNEVREELTRRFLGEVRENDLNRRIEQFRKNNVSPYEAARDLMASLA
- a CDS encoding Crp/Fnr family transcriptional regulator; translated protein: MTDLELISTVPIFSELSSSALENILSRMTKRSYNKNNIILMEEEFGDAFFIIGSGGVKITRVSEDGREVILAMLGEGDFFGEMSLLDGETRSANCIALEDSTVLMLRRRDFLEILEKFPKMAISLLTELAGRIRKSDQQIESLSLTDAQHRVGITLLRLAEELGMIRHGVVHIRNLPNQQDIASMAGTSRETVSRMMRKLEEKEMIERRGRTLSILDYTEFKRAFG